Proteins encoded in a region of the Armatimonadota bacterium genome:
- the queA gene encoding tRNA preQ1(34) S-adenosylmethionine ribosyltransferase-isomerase QueA — protein MERLSDYDYHLPEELIAQVPLEDRSASRLLVLDRATGKVSHGRFRDLGRHLGPGDLLVLNDTRVSAVRLVGHRASGGHVEALLTKRLSPNRYVALTKPAKRLRPGTRIGFGEGLEAEVETVGEGGERTLRFVASGDVSEQLASAGRTPLPPYIHTVLNDPARYQTVYSREEGSSAAPTAGLHFTQGVLDELRREGIGVAWVTLDVGIDTFRPVMAEVLDEHVMHGETCRVPEASAEAIAQCRGRIVAVGTTTVRTLETMATGPRQVRSGAEQSKLFIRPGYPFQVVDAMLTNFHLPRTTMLMMISAMAGREAVFEAYRQAIEERYRFLSFGDAMLIL, from the coding sequence TTGGAGCGCCTGAGCGATTATGACTACCACTTGCCCGAGGAGCTGATCGCGCAGGTCCCCCTTGAGGACCGTTCCGCCTCTCGGTTGCTTGTTCTTGACAGGGCCACTGGGAAGGTGTCCCATGGGCGGTTTCGCGATTTGGGGCGTCATCTAGGTCCTGGCGACCTCCTGGTGCTCAACGACACCCGAGTCAGCGCGGTGCGTCTAGTGGGGCATCGGGCGTCTGGTGGGCATGTGGAAGCGCTTCTCACGAAGCGGCTGTCCCCAAACCGATACGTCGCGCTCACCAAACCCGCCAAGCGCCTGCGGCCCGGTACGCGCATCGGCTTTGGCGAGGGGCTCGAGGCGGAAGTGGAGACCGTCGGCGAGGGCGGCGAGCGCACGCTGAGGTTCGTGGCTTCAGGCGATGTCTCAGAGCAGCTCGCCTCGGCGGGGCGGACCCCCCTGCCCCCCTACATCCATACGGTGCTCAACGATCCGGCACGGTACCAAACCGTTTACAGCCGCGAGGAGGGGTCCAGCGCGGCGCCGACCGCGGGGCTCCATTTCACCCAAGGCGTTCTCGACGAACTGCGACGGGAGGGGATTGGCGTTGCCTGGGTGACACTGGATGTCGGGATCGACACGTTTCGTCCCGTCATGGCGGAGGTGCTGGACGAGCACGTCATGCACGGGGAGACCTGCCGCGTCCCGGAGGCGTCGGCGGAGGCGATCGCCCAATGCAGGGGCCGCATCGTCGCCGTCGGCACCACCACCGTTCGCACGCTGGAAACGATGGCGACGGGGCCCCGCCAGGTGCGATCCGGGGCCGAACAATCTAAGCTTTTCATTCGCCCCGGCTACCCGTTTCAGGTCGTGGACGCGATGCTCACAAACTTCCACCTGCCGCGGACCACGATGCTCATGATGATCTCGGCGATGGCAGGGCGCGAAGCCGTGTTTGAGGCCTATCGCCAGGCGATCGAGGAGCGTTATCGTTTCCTCAGCTTCGGCGATGCGATGCTGATTTTGTGA
- a CDS encoding cysteine desulfurase translates to MERRVRDRGRVRLVKSGDKSPQSKRVVLNPVQNGATLHRIYLDHAATTPLHPAAREAMLPWLGEEGHGDGGTKGQEGIGFFGNPSSLHAEGRRARQAVDEARETLSEALGCLFGEVVFTSSGTEACNLAIIGAALANESPKRNTILLGAAEHHCVRHARPMLERLGCQVLTCPVDRYATPDLSVLADLIREDTLLVSAMHANNELGTLAPISDIARLARNAGALFFSDAVQTFLTVDYSEVNCADMIAVSAHKVNGPKGVGALVVRGGAKVKPVLPGGGQEREMRAGTENVAGIVGFGAAVKAYRDRDSKAQSEARCAFEAALARERPAGLVFSVPKRNPRLDGHSHLRFEGCSAESLLIVLDRLGVSASSGAACSAGSLEPSHVLLACGYSEVEANEGLRFTFGRNTTVEEAEEAARRVLLAVEQVRGNRHP, encoded by the coding sequence ATGGAGCGACGTGTTCGAGACAGAGGTCGAGTCCGCCTAGTGAAAAGCGGCGACAAGTCGCCGCAGTCCAAGAGGGTAGTTCTGAATCCGGTCCAAAATGGAGCCACATTGCACCGCATCTACCTCGACCATGCCGCTACCACGCCGCTTCATCCTGCGGCGCGCGAGGCGATGTTGCCGTGGCTGGGGGAAGAGGGACACGGGGACGGAGGGACGAAAGGACAAGAGGGAATAGGGTTCTTTGGCAATCCGAGCAGCCTCCACGCGGAGGGCCGGAGGGCGAGGCAGGCGGTTGATGAGGCGAGAGAGACCCTTAGCGAGGCTCTTGGTTGCCTGTTCGGCGAGGTGGTGTTCACCTCGAGCGGCACTGAAGCCTGCAACCTCGCGATCATCGGTGCCGCCCTCGCCAACGAGAGCCCAAAGCGAAACACGATTCTGCTCGGAGCGGCGGAGCATCATTGCGTGCGCCACGCCCGGCCGATGCTTGAGAGGCTGGGCTGCCAGGTGCTCACGTGTCCCGTCGACCGATATGCAACGCCCGACCTGTCGGTTTTGGCGGACCTGATCCGAGAAGACACCTTGCTCGTCTCGGCGATGCACGCCAACAACGAATTAGGGACTCTTGCACCCATTTCGGACATTGCGAGATTGGCTCGAAACGCGGGAGCGCTGTTCTTTTCCGACGCCGTCCAGACCTTCCTCACGGTGGATTACTCAGAAGTAAATTGCGCCGACATGATTGCCGTTTCGGCCCACAAGGTCAACGGGCCGAAGGGAGTGGGCGCCCTTGTCGTTCGCGGAGGCGCCAAGGTCAAGCCTGTCTTGCCAGGAGGCGGGCAGGAACGTGAAATGAGGGCGGGCACCGAAAACGTGGCGGGGATCGTCGGCTTCGGGGCAGCGGTCAAGGCATACCGTGATCGGGACTCAAAGGCACAGTCAGAAGCTCGCTGTGCGTTCGAAGCGGCTTTGGCTCGCGAGCGGCCCGCCGGGCTCGTCTTCTCCGTCCCCAAGAGAAACCCGAGACTAGACGGGCACTCTCATCTTCGCTTCGAAGGGTGCTCTGCCGAATCCTTGCTGATCGTACTGGATCGGCTGGGGGTCTCGGCCAGCAGCGGCGCCGCATGCAGCGCCGGCAGCCTGGAGCCTAGCCACGTTCTGCTCGCCTGTGGCTATTCCGAAGTGGAAGCGAACGAAGGCCTTCGATTCACCTTTGGCCGCAATACCACGGTCGAAGAGGCCGAGGAAGCGGCGCGAAGGGTGCTCTTGGCGGTCGAGCAGGTGCGCGGCAATCGACACCCATGA
- the glmS gene encoding glutamine--fructose-6-phosphate transaminase (isomerizing), whose product MCGIAGYVGPRKAIDVVFDQLKRLEYRGYDSAGIAFLSNGNIQVLKRAGKLTELGKLVGENPPDSHLAIAHSRWATHGGPTDENAHPHYDQFEQVSIIHNGIIENYLELRAELVAAGHHFHSETDTEIAAHVIGQEYKDGVPLEEACRRAALRLRGAFALVVMSKRERDKIVAVRSASPIVLGLGKEESFLASDITALIPYTREVVILEDQRIGVITTEGIRILTLEGKEEPVKVLHVDWDLEAAEKGGYDHFMLKEIHEQPEVFQQCLAGRIDDSGRIRFENIFSEHVWHEIDRVNIIACGTAYHAGLMGKFMFEKLLRLPTDVFYSSEFRYGDPVLSPRSLAIFVTQSGETADSLAALRLCKERRIRTLGIVNVIGSSIARECDRTLFTQAGPEISVASTKAYVAQVTVFTLLALYIAQVQETPGIRVPDAVAVLRELPHLAEEALKVEPQVVALAEAIQDAPLFFFLGRGADAYASLEAALKMKEIAYIPTQESPAGEMKHGPLALVTKGVVAVFGANDPALTDKTVSNMQEIRARGGTVVAVTTEESEAVRLAADYTLHVPRTPYNFLNTLLSVIPLQLLAYHIARIKGCDIDQPRNLAKSVTVE is encoded by the coding sequence ATGTGTGGAATTGCGGGTTATGTGGGCCCAAGAAAGGCGATCGATGTGGTGTTCGACCAGCTTAAGCGGCTGGAATATCGGGGCTACGACAGCGCCGGCATTGCCTTCCTGAGCAACGGCAACATCCAGGTGCTCAAACGCGCCGGCAAGCTCACAGAGCTCGGCAAACTCGTCGGCGAGAACCCACCCGATTCGCATCTCGCCATCGCCCATTCCCGCTGGGCCACCCACGGCGGACCCACCGACGAGAACGCCCACCCTCATTACGACCAGTTCGAGCAAGTCTCGATCATCCACAACGGCATCATCGAGAACTACCTGGAGCTTCGCGCCGAACTCGTGGCCGCCGGGCATCACTTCCACTCCGAGACCGACACCGAGATCGCCGCGCACGTGATCGGGCAGGAATACAAGGACGGCGTGCCCCTCGAAGAGGCCTGCCGCAGGGCGGCGCTTAGGCTCCGTGGCGCGTTCGCGCTGGTGGTCATGTCGAAGCGCGAGCGCGACAAGATCGTCGCCGTGCGCAGCGCCAGCCCCATCGTGCTGGGCCTCGGCAAGGAAGAGAGCTTCCTCGCCAGCGACATCACCGCGCTCATCCCTTACACCCGCGAAGTGGTGATCCTCGAAGACCAGCGCATCGGCGTCATCACGACCGAAGGCATACGGATCCTCACGCTCGAAGGCAAAGAGGAGCCCGTCAAGGTGCTGCACGTGGACTGGGACCTGGAGGCCGCGGAGAAGGGCGGCTACGACCACTTCATGCTCAAGGAGATCCACGAGCAGCCGGAGGTCTTTCAGCAGTGCCTCGCAGGAAGGATCGACGACAGCGGGCGGATTCGGTTCGAGAACATCTTCAGCGAGCACGTGTGGCATGAGATTGACCGGGTGAACATCATCGCCTGCGGCACGGCCTATCACGCGGGGCTCATGGGCAAGTTCATGTTCGAGAAGCTGCTGCGGCTGCCCACGGACGTCTTCTATTCCTCCGAGTTCCGCTACGGCGATCCGGTGCTCTCGCCCAGGTCCCTGGCGATCTTCGTGACGCAGTCCGGTGAGACGGCTGACTCGCTCGCGGCGCTGCGGCTATGCAAGGAGCGGCGCATCCGCACGCTCGGCATCGTGAACGTGATCGGGTCCAGCATTGCGAGGGAGTGCGACCGCACCCTCTTCACCCAAGCCGGACCCGAAATCTCGGTCGCCAGCACCAAGGCCTATGTGGCCCAGGTGACGGTGTTCACCCTGCTTGCGCTCTACATCGCGCAAGTTCAAGAGACCCCCGGTATCCGCGTCCCGGATGCGGTGGCGGTGCTCCGCGAGCTGCCCCACTTAGCCGAGGAGGCGCTGAAGGTCGAGCCCCAGGTTGTCGCGCTCGCGGAGGCTATCCAGGACGCACCGCTCTTTTTCTTCCTGGGTCGAGGCGCCGACGCCTATGCCTCGCTGGAAGCCGCACTCAAGATGAAGGAAATCGCCTACATCCCCACACAGGAATCGCCCGCCGGCGAGATGAAGCACGGTCCGCTGGCGCTAGTGACCAAGGGCGTGGTGGCGGTCTTCGGCGCGAACGACCCGGCGCTCACCGACAAAACCGTGAGCAACATGCAGGAGATCCGGGCGCGAGGCGGCACGGTGGTGGCGGTGACCACGGAGGAATCCGAGGCAGTGCGGCTGGCGGCGGACTACACGCTTCACGTCCCGCGCACCCCCTACAACTTCTTGAACACGCTGCTCTCGGTGATCCCGCTCCAGCTTCTGGCCTATCACATCGCACGGATCAAGGGCTGCGACATCGACCAGCCTCGTAACCTCGCCAAGAGCGTGACCGTGGAATGA
- a CDS encoding HAD-IA family hydrolase, with translation MPIRAITFDAAGTLVRVGWQPGAFGVDCLAELGIPHDPQVAAERYDRLFLSRRTEFEVVNASRDLKLVEHYWRKLTSDWMASIDVPPYRLDDVLEVADRLLYSGPSHYFSLYDDVLPCLDRLAQGELKLAVISNWDVSLHRVVRALGVADRFEFVLASLEEGVEKPDRRLFEVALEKLGLEPGEVLHVGDDPIDDVSGALGAGMQALLIDRRAATDRASRRIASLKEIRGALDWSA, from the coding sequence ATGCCTATCCGCGCCATCACCTTCGACGCCGCAGGCACCCTCGTCCGCGTGGGCTGGCAGCCTGGCGCGTTCGGTGTGGATTGCCTTGCGGAACTCGGCATCCCGCACGATCCCCAGGTCGCTGCGGAGCGCTATGACCGGCTGTTCCTTTCGCGCAGGACCGAGTTTGAGGTCGTGAACGCCTCGCGCGACCTGAAGCTGGTGGAGCACTACTGGCGGAAGCTGACCTCGGACTGGATGGCTTCGATCGATGTGCCTCCCTATCGCCTCGATGACGTCCTGGAGGTCGCCGACAGGCTCCTCTACTCCGGCCCGTCCCACTACTTCTCGCTGTACGACGACGTGCTTCCATGCCTTGATCGGCTTGCCCAGGGGGAGCTCAAGCTGGCCGTCATCAGCAACTGGGACGTCTCGCTGCATCGCGTGGTGAGGGCTCTCGGCGTCGCAGACCGCTTCGAGTTCGTACTGGCGTCGCTTGAGGAGGGGGTCGAAAAGCCCGACCGGCGCCTGTTCGAGGTCGCGCTGGAAAAGCTCGGACTCGAACCCGGAGAGGTGCTCCACGTGGGCGATGATCCCATCGACGACGTCTCCGGGGCGCTCGGCGCGGGGATGCAGGCTCTGCTCATCGATCGGCGGGCGGCCACCGACCGGGCCTCGCGCAGGATCGCCAGCCTGAAGGAGATAAGGGGAGCCCTGGATTGGAGCGCCTGA
- a CDS encoding DUF2905 domain-containing protein, with translation MDNLGRTLVIMGLGLVALGAAVWLLQASTGLKLGRLPGDLWVHREGFSFFFPMTTMLLISAVLTLVFWLAAHFRR, from the coding sequence ATGGACAACCTCGGAAGAACGCTGGTGATCATGGGCCTGGGGCTCGTGGCGCTTGGCGCAGCCGTCTGGCTGCTCCAAGCCTCCACGGGCCTCAAGCTGGGCCGTCTGCCGGGCGACCTATGGGTGCATCGGGAGGGATTTTCGTTCTTCTTTCCGATGACGACCATGCTCCTGATCAGCGCGGTCCTGACGCTCGTGTTCTGGCTCGCCGCCCACTTCAGGCGGTAA
- a CDS encoding aldo/keto reductase, producing MTTLQLGQTDLTVSRLSYGCMRIVGTWNPGEITSARAESAREALIAAYEAGYTLFDHADIYCSGACEEHHGRLLKDSPELRRQTIIATKCGIRFGNTPNPGDPGRYDFSKDWILKSCEGSLKRLGVETIDLYQLHRPDVLMNPEEVAEAFTALHRSGKVRWFGVSNFLPTHVSLLQKSLPFPIVSNQVEVSLKRLDCFVDGTLDQCLADGIVPLSWSPLGGGSLGEGQAAPADDAKRLALLEAMDKVAIAHAVSRTVIALAWLMKHPSGIIPIVGSANPANIADSAKADGLELSREEWYTLYVAARGERMP from the coding sequence ATGACCACTCTCCAACTCGGCCAGACCGACCTCACCGTTTCCCGCCTCAGCTACGGATGCATGCGCATCGTGGGGACGTGGAACCCCGGAGAGATCACTTCGGCCCGAGCCGAATCGGCACGCGAGGCCTTGATCGCCGCCTACGAGGCCGGCTACACGCTGTTCGATCACGCCGATATCTATTGCTCCGGGGCGTGCGAGGAACACCATGGCCGGCTACTCAAGGATTCGCCGGAACTGCGCCGCCAAACCATCATCGCCACAAAGTGCGGCATTCGGTTTGGCAACACACCGAACCCCGGCGACCCGGGCCGATACGACTTCTCCAAGGACTGGATCCTGAAGAGCTGCGAAGGCTCGCTGAAGCGTCTCGGCGTCGAGACCATCGACCTCTATCAGCTTCACCGTCCCGACGTGCTGATGAACCCGGAGGAGGTGGCGGAGGCGTTCACGGCGCTGCATCGGTCCGGGAAAGTCCGCTGGTTCGGGGTCTCGAACTTTCTCCCGACACACGTGTCGCTCCTGCAGAAGAGCCTGCCTTTCCCCATCGTGAGCAACCAGGTGGAGGTCAGCCTGAAGCGGCTGGACTGTTTTGTGGATGGCACGCTCGACCAGTGCCTGGCAGATGGCATCGTGCCGCTTTCGTGGAGCCCGCTCGGCGGTGGATCCCTTGGGGAGGGCCAGGCCGCGCCCGCCGACGACGCCAAGCGCCTGGCGCTGCTTGAGGCGATGGACAAGGTCGCTATCGCTCACGCTGTCAGCCGCACGGTCATCGCCTTGGCTTGGTTGATGAAGCACCCTTCGGGGATCATCCCGATTGTGGGTTCAGCGAACCCGGCGAACATCGCCGACTCGGCAAAGGCCGACGGGCTTGAGCTCTCGCGCGAGGAGTGGTACACGCTCTACGTCGCGGCGCGAGGCGAGCGGATGCCGTAG
- a CDS encoding PEP-CTERM sorting domain-containing protein: MVMRHEGPRFGLVDPPKGDHMRKNTMRYVALAIAVSAFGLAQAQSFDFEGVPDSGGYAVGGYTAVSMTSGSQTLVITRPGSAFDVTDMSIYSGTPAGWGHRTLSPFFSTAGGPFMLNFSTGITSFSVEVGDFVPSDDDEAYFSAYTGADGTGSLLGTFTLSLPGSGSGFLYGTLSAGGSTPAMSVVMGGGSASYPDSLFWDNIMVTPVPEPASIAGFGLAGLMLLARRKK; this comes from the coding sequence ATGGTCATGAGGCACGAGGGGCCTCGGTTTGGGTTAGTTGACCCACCAAAAGGAGATCATATGCGAAAAAACACAATGCGCTACGTTGCGCTGGCGATTGCCGTTTCGGCGTTCGGCCTTGCGCAAGCTCAATCATTTGACTTTGAGGGCGTGCCGGATTCTGGAGGCTACGCCGTTGGCGGATACACCGCTGTCAGCATGACCAGCGGGTCCCAGACTCTGGTAATCACGCGGCCCGGCTCGGCTTTTGATGTGACCGACATGTCCATCTATTCCGGAACCCCGGCGGGCTGGGGCCATCGGACCCTTTCTCCCTTCTTCAGCACGGCCGGCGGCCCTTTCATGCTGAACTTTAGTACAGGGATCACCTCCTTCTCTGTCGAGGTTGGAGACTTCGTGCCTTCGGACGACGATGAAGCGTACTTCAGCGCCTATACAGGTGCAGACGGTACGGGCTCATTGCTGGGTACGTTCACCCTTTCCTTGCCAGGATCGGGCAGCGGGTTCCTGTACGGGACCCTCAGCGCGGGCGGATCCACGCCTGCCATGTCCGTCGTGATGGGCGGTGGGTCGGCGTCCTACCCCGATTCGCTGTTCTGGGACAACATCATGGTGACTCCTGTTCCCGAGCCTGCGAGCATCGCTGGTTTCGGCCTCGCCGGACTCATGCTTCTTGCCCGACGAAAGAAGTAA
- a CDS encoding NYN domain-containing protein, with the protein MATAVYIDGFNLYYGLAKPLGCKWVDLQQHFERQFPQDDILFIGFYEALVTGPNRANQEAYLDALQTKPKVRVVLGEMKPKRRECRVAGCDYKGPRDYPGFEEKHTDVSIAIAIVDDTHRGLYDKLIVVTGDTDIVPAIALAKKRRPEQQIVTCIPALDKERILGAKPLVDVSDRYTRVDAGLFPHCQFPTSFLDTTGVKHTRPNSWRQAPGDAVQKWISAHRDRWLTKMPRLK; encoded by the coding sequence ATGGCGACGGCTGTCTACATTGACGGGTTCAATCTCTACTACGGCCTCGCCAAGCCGCTCGGATGCAAATGGGTGGACCTGCAACAGCATTTCGAGCGACAGTTCCCACAGGACGACATCCTGTTCATCGGGTTCTACGAGGCCTTGGTCACGGGCCCCAATCGAGCCAACCAAGAGGCCTACTTGGATGCCCTTCAGACGAAGCCAAAGGTTCGTGTTGTCCTGGGCGAGATGAAACCCAAAAGAAGGGAGTGCCGAGTAGCAGGGTGTGACTACAAGGGGCCGCGAGACTATCCTGGCTTTGAGGAGAAGCACACAGACGTCAGCATCGCGATCGCAATCGTCGACGATACGCACCGTGGACTTTACGACAAGCTGATCGTGGTGACAGGGGACACCGACATCGTGCCGGCGATAGCCCTGGCAAAGAAGCGCCGGCCCGAACAGCAAATCGTCACCTGCATTCCTGCCCTCGATAAAGAGCGGATTCTGGGAGCCAAACCGCTCGTCGACGTTTCCGACCGGTACACCAGGGTCGACGCTGGACTCTTTCCTCACTGCCAGTTCCCAACTTCATTTCTCGACACAACCGGGGTCAAACACACCCGACCGAATTCATGGCGACAAGCGCCAGGAGACGCTGTGCAGAAGTGGATCAGTGCGCATCGCGACCGCTGGCTAACGAAGATGCCACGATTGAAGTGA
- the galE gene encoding UDP-glucose 4-epimerase GalE codes for MKVFVTGAAGYIGSVVTERLLDEGRQVVAFDNFDTGNRQALDPRAELIEGDLRDLEAVTRALKVAKPDAVVHLAARSLVGESVENPALYFEVNVGGGLNLLHAMRESGVNRIVFSSTASVYGEPEYAPIDEDHPKRPVNPYGESKIMFERILGWCGQAHGLKHVSLRYFNACGASSRFGEARKCETHILPILFQAALGRRKSFSLFGTDYETPDGTCVRDYVHVIDIANAHIAALEHIDEVKSRAFNIGSGAGYSNLEIIEAVRRVTGVNFAVESAPRRAGDPARLTASNELIQRELGWKPQFTSIEPMARSAWDFAQRHPNGYSN; via the coding sequence ATGAAAGTTTTCGTCACCGGCGCTGCCGGATATATCGGCAGCGTCGTCACCGAGCGCCTTTTGGATGAAGGCCGCCAAGTCGTCGCGTTCGACAACTTCGACACCGGCAACCGCCAGGCCCTCGACCCCCGTGCCGAACTCATCGAAGGCGACCTCCGCGACCTCGAAGCTGTCACAAGGGCACTCAAGGTCGCGAAACCCGACGCCGTCGTGCACCTGGCCGCGCGCTCGCTGGTCGGCGAATCGGTCGAGAACCCGGCGCTCTATTTCGAGGTCAACGTGGGGGGTGGGCTGAACCTGCTGCACGCCATGCGCGAATCGGGCGTGAACCGCATCGTGTTCTCCAGCACCGCGTCGGTCTACGGCGAGCCCGAATACGCGCCCATCGACGAGGACCATCCCAAGCGCCCCGTGAACCCCTATGGCGAATCAAAGATCATGTTCGAGCGGATCCTTGGCTGGTGCGGCCAGGCGCACGGCCTGAAGCACGTTTCACTCAGGTACTTCAATGCCTGCGGGGCGTCGAGCCGTTTCGGCGAAGCCAGAAAGTGCGAGACTCACATCCTGCCGATCCTCTTTCAGGCCGCCCTCGGCCGGCGCAAGAGCTTCAGCTTGTTTGGGACCGATTACGAGACCCCCGACGGCACCTGCGTTCGGGACTACGTGCACGTGATCGACATTGCCAACGCCCACATCGCCGCGCTGGAGCACATCGATGAGGTGAAGTCGAGGGCCTTCAACATCGGCAGCGGCGCTGGGTATTCGAATCTCGAGATCATCGAGGCGGTTAGGCGGGTTACGGGCGTGAACTTCGCCGTGGAGTCGGCCCCCCGGCGCGCGGGCGACCCGGCAAGGCTGACGGCATCGAACGAACTGATCCAGCGGGAGCTCGGCTGGAAGCCGCAGTTCACTTCGATCGAACCGATGGCTCGATCGGCTTGGGACTTCGCCCAGAGGCACCCGAACGGGTATTCGAACTGA
- a CDS encoding Ig-like domain-containing protein, translated as MQHLRSQIAKIVWTLGALSAMTLGIHGPAQAQGKDDPPKPVGWEVKSTNTPGGKGELVSQGVTGKKTPYAKAKAAPSTAGSAVVNVLIVYYESKEDLDKANELEKKEKEDAKKKKAEKTTNSGATAVPDGGKKDGGKGDGQPQPPKKVDGKKDPAKQPEPPPVITFDPRTHELKGGKVVPKDPNQKSLKMGDHKFCETPDRFECGEHFQWWLNSHEHRNAPKTIDPEIKPMDLNGQPRIIMSGSVIAGQDAMVRVVDAKGAFLSGVVVSMPDGTQATTDANGKATVKAPNDSDKLVLTLVGLGVAANAWIRPSGEGNAAPRIDPPSFIQPGQEASFGWTNGGANSVIQIDGKPVEILATSPTGCVARIPQDLAPGTHTIAFSDGHGQDLLSEEISMSVDDVKPIEAISLSVEPPKTLVVGQKAVYTVRVLGTDRKLDLTLANLNPSVATLSGKAATNFVSTSGGKDNRARIEVQSASMGQIMIAVQIAKSSTIDPAATGSR; from the coding sequence ATGCAGCACTTGCGTTCTCAGATTGCAAAGATCGTTTGGACCCTTGGCGCTCTCAGCGCCATGACTCTCGGAATCCACGGACCCGCTCAAGCTCAAGGCAAGGATGATCCGCCCAAGCCCGTCGGCTGGGAAGTGAAGAGCACCAACACCCCTGGCGGAAAGGGCGAACTCGTCTCGCAAGGCGTCACAGGCAAGAAGACTCCTTACGCCAAGGCCAAGGCCGCCCCCTCGACCGCCGGCTCGGCAGTCGTTAACGTCCTGATCGTCTACTACGAGTCAAAGGAAGACCTCGACAAGGCGAACGAACTCGAAAAGAAAGAGAAGGAAGACGCCAAGAAGAAGAAGGCCGAAAAGACGACAAACTCCGGCGCCACGGCTGTGCCCGACGGCGGCAAGAAGGATGGAGGTAAGGGCGATGGGCAGCCTCAGCCCCCAAAGAAGGTTGATGGCAAGAAGGACCCCGCCAAGCAGCCCGAGCCGCCTCCCGTCATCACGTTCGACCCCCGAACGCACGAGCTAAAGGGCGGCAAAGTGGTGCCCAAGGACCCCAACCAAAAGAGTCTGAAGATGGGCGACCACAAATTCTGTGAGACCCCCGACCGGTTCGAGTGTGGCGAGCACTTCCAGTGGTGGCTGAATTCCCACGAGCACCGCAACGCGCCGAAGACGATCGACCCCGAAATCAAGCCGATGGACCTGAACGGCCAGCCCCGCATCATCATGTCGGGCTCGGTGATCGCCGGGCAGGACGCCATGGTGCGCGTCGTGGATGCTAAGGGCGCTTTCCTCTCAGGAGTGGTCGTTTCGATGCCCGATGGAACTCAAGCAACCACTGACGCCAATGGCAAAGCCACCGTCAAAGCGCCGAACGATTCGGACAAGCTGGTGCTCACTTTGGTGGGCCTCGGCGTGGCGGCGAACGCATGGATTCGGCCTTCCGGCGAGGGCAATGCCGCTCCGCGCATTGATCCGCCCAGCTTCATCCAGCCTGGCCAAGAGGCGTCCTTCGGATGGACCAATGGCGGTGCAAACTCCGTCATCCAGATCGACGGCAAGCCCGTCGAGATCCTTGCCACATCGCCCACCGGATGCGTCGCGAGGATTCCGCAGGACCTCGCCCCTGGAACGCACACCATCGCCTTTTCCGACGGACACGGACAAGACCTCCTGTCTGAAGAGATCTCCATGTCCGTGGACGACGTGAAGCCGATCGAAGCGATCAGCCTATCGGTCGAGCCGCCAAAGACGCTGGTCGTCGGCCAGAAGGCGGTCTATACCGTCCGCGTGTTGGGAACCGACCGCAAGCTCGATCTCACGCTGGCGAACCTGAACCCTTCTGTGGCCACGCTCTCTGGCAAAGCCGCGACCAATTTCGTAAGCACTTCCGGCGGCAAGGACAACCGAGCAAGGATTGAGGTCCAGAGCGCATCCATGGGGCAGATCATGATCGCGGTCCAGATCGCCAAGTCGTCCACGATCGACCCGGCCGCAACGGGCAGCCGGTAG
- a CDS encoding phytanoyl-CoA dioxygenase family protein: MSVEIGSDRREQMAVLGFTVFERLFSLDDMAGLARTVEEYERRRHEQLKTEGDSGISRANEITFNDHLAENDPLVRAFCERQEFVDITTAFLGPDVDLYWNQTVFKHPEGEKIFPWHQDDAYTEVDPAPYLTLWLAISDATLENGCISVLPGSHLGGLRKHEWTDLGWTGHSAEDPDQGLAVPVPAGSVICFWSLTMHKSAANRSKGIRKAFVIQYCSHGLKYKESGETVPELLPIARDGRSVSR; the protein is encoded by the coding sequence ATGAGCGTCGAGATCGGCTCGGATCGCCGCGAGCAGATGGCGGTTCTGGGCTTCACCGTGTTCGAACGGCTATTCAGCCTCGACGACATGGCCGGTCTGGCGCGGACCGTCGAGGAGTACGAGCGCCGACGCCACGAGCAGCTCAAGACCGAGGGTGACTCTGGGATCTCGAGGGCCAACGAGATTACGTTCAACGACCATCTGGCCGAGAACGACCCCTTGGTGCGGGCGTTTTGCGAGCGCCAGGAGTTCGTGGACATCACGACGGCATTCCTTGGGCCAGACGTCGACCTCTACTGGAACCAGACCGTGTTCAAGCACCCTGAGGGCGAGAAGATCTTCCCCTGGCATCAGGACGACGCCTACACCGAGGTCGACCCCGCGCCCTACCTAACCCTGTGGCTCGCGATCAGCGATGCGACCCTTGAGAACGGCTGCATCAGCGTACTGCCCGGCTCCCATTTGGGCGGATTGAGGAAGCATGAGTGGACCGACCTCGGATGGACAGGCCACTCGGCCGAGGACCCCGACCAGGGCCTTGCGGTGCCGGTGCCCGCGGGGTCGGTGATCTGCTTCTGGTCCTTGACGATGCACAAGAGTGCCGCCAACCGGAGCAAGGGGATCCGCAAGGCGTTTGTGATCCAGTACTGCAGCCACGGCCTGAAGTACAAGGAGAGCGGCGAAACCGTGCCGGAGCTGTTGCCGATCGCGAGGGATGGGCGGAGCGTGAGTCGGTGA